In Candidatus Sodalis pierantonius str. SOPE, one DNA window encodes the following:
- the ispF gene encoding 2-C-methyl-D-erythritol 2,4-cyclodiphosphate synthase, protein MRIGHGFDVHQFGGEGPLIIGGVRIPYPQGLLAHSDGDVALHAATDALLGAAALGDIGKLFPDTDPVYKGADSRALLREAWRRIVAKGYRLGNLDITLIVQAPKMAPHIPQMRVHIAEDLGCHMDDINVKATTTERLGFTGRGEGIACEAVALLV, encoded by the coding sequence ATGCGTATCGGACACGGTTTCGACGTGCACCAGTTCGGCGGCGAAGGCCCGCTTATTATCGGCGGTGTGCGTATCCCTTATCCGCAGGGTCTGTTGGCGCATTCCGATGGCGATGTCGCGCTGCACGCCGCGACCGATGCCCTGCTGGGCGCCGCCGCCCTCGGCGATATCGGCAAATTATTTCCCGATACCGATCCGGTCTACAAAGGGGCCGACAGCCGCGCGCTATTGCGCGAAGCCTGGCGGCGGATTGTGGCCAAGGGGTACCGTCTTGGCAACTTGGACATCACCCTTATCGTCCAGGCGCCGAAGATGGCGCCGCACATTCCGCAAATGCGCGTGCATATCGCCGAGGATCTCGGCTGCCATATGGATGATATCAACGTCAAGGCGACCACCACCGAACGGCTGGGCTTTACCGGCCGCGGCGAAGGCATCGCCTGCGAGGCGGTAGCGCTACTGGTCTGA
- the cysN gene encoding sulfate adenylyltransferase subunit CysN — MNNAIAQQIAEQGGVEAYLHAQQHKSLLRFLTCGSVDDGKSTLIGRLLHDTRQIYEDQLSTLHTDSKRLGTQGDKLDLALLVDGLQAEREQGITIDVAYRYFSTEKRKFIIADTPGHEQYTCNMATGASTCDLAILLIDARKGVLDQTRRHSFISTLLGIRHLVVAVNKMDLVAFGQQVFERIRQDYLRFAEQLPVDLNITFVPLSALEGDNVAAPATHMPWYAGPTLLDVLETVEVVNLNERQPMRFPVQYVNRPNLDFRGYAGTVAAGVVQVGQAVQVLPSGVTSTISRIVTFDGDLPEAWAGEAVTLVLADEVDISRGDLLVDASETLPAVHNAQVDVVWMTDQPLVAGQSFDIKIAGKKTRARVYNIQYQVDINTLTQCVADSLPLNGIGLVELVFDEPMILDKYADNPTTGGMIFIDRLSNVTVGAGMVRQPLQDVYREPGPYGEFELALNALVRRHFPHWGARDLLGGK, encoded by the coding sequence ATGAACAATGCCATAGCCCAACAAATCGCCGAGCAGGGCGGGGTAGAAGCGTATCTACACGCCCAGCAGCATAAAAGCCTGCTGCGTTTTTTGACCTGCGGCAGCGTCGATGACGGCAAAAGCACCCTGATAGGCCGCCTGCTGCACGATACTCGGCAAATCTACGAAGATCAGCTATCGACGCTGCACACCGACAGCAAGCGCCTTGGCACTCAGGGCGACAAGCTGGATCTGGCGCTGCTGGTGGACGGTCTGCAGGCCGAGCGCGAGCAGGGCATCACTATTGATGTCGCCTATCGTTATTTTTCGACCGAAAAACGCAAATTTATCATTGCCGACACGCCAGGCCATGAACAATACACCTGCAATATGGCCACCGGCGCCTCGACCTGCGACCTGGCCATCCTGCTTATCGATGCGCGCAAAGGCGTGCTGGACCAGACCCGGCGCCACAGCTTCATCAGCACCCTGTTAGGCATCCGCCATTTGGTGGTGGCGGTGAACAAAATGGATCTGGTGGCGTTCGGCCAGCAGGTATTCGAGCGTATCCGCCAGGATTATCTGCGCTTCGCCGAACAGTTACCGGTGGATTTGAACATCACTTTTGTGCCGCTGTCGGCGCTGGAGGGCGATAACGTCGCCGCACCGGCCACCCACATGCCCTGGTATGCCGGCCCCACGCTATTGGACGTGCTGGAAACGGTGGAGGTGGTCAACCTAAACGAGCGGCAGCCGATGCGCTTCCCGGTGCAGTACGTCAACCGACCCAATCTGGATTTTCGCGGCTACGCCGGTACCGTGGCGGCGGGCGTCGTGCAGGTGGGGCAGGCGGTGCAGGTGCTGCCGTCCGGTGTAACGTCCACTATCAGCCGCATCGTGACCTTCGACGGCGATTTGCCGGAGGCCTGGGCCGGCGAAGCGGTTACGCTGGTCCTGGCGGATGAGGTGGACATCAGCCGTGGCGATCTGCTGGTGGACGCCAGCGAGACTCTGCCGGCGGTGCACAACGCCCAGGTGGATGTGGTGTGGATGACCGACCAGCCGCTGGTGGCGGGCCAGAGTTTCGATATCAAGATTGCCGGCAAGAAAACCCGCGCGCGGGTGTACAATATCCAGTATCAGGTGGATATTAATACGCTGACCCAGTGCGTGGCGGACAGTCTGCCGCTAAACGGTATCGGCCTGGTAGAGCTGGTGTTTGATGAACCGATGATCCTGGATAAGTATGCCGATAACCCGACTACCGGCGGCATGATTTTCATCGATAGGTTGAGTAATGTCACCGTCGGCGCCGGCATGGTACGCCAGCCGCTACAGGACGTTTATCGTGAACCCGGTCCCTACGGTGAATTCGAGCTGGCGCTGAACGCGCTGGTGCGCCGCCATTTCCCCCATTGGGGCGCGCGCGACCTGCTGGGAGGTAAATGA
- the rpoS gene encoding RNA polymerase sigma factor RpoS: MSQNTLKVNELHEEAEFDENGAETFDEKALVDEPADNDLAEEELLSQGASQRVLDATQLYLGEIGYSPLLTAEEEVYFARRALRGDIASRRRMIESNLRLVVKIARRYSNRGLALLDLIEEGNLGLIRAVEKFDPERGFRFSTYATWWIRQTIERAIMNQTRTIRLPIHIVKELNVHLRTARELSHKLDHEPSAEEIAEQLDKPVEDVSRMLRLNERITSVDTPLGGDSEKALLDILSDEKGSGPEDTTQDDDMKQSIVKWLFELNAKQREVLARRFGLLGYEAATLEDVSREIGLTRERVRQIQVEGLRRLREILQGQGLNIEALFRE; this comes from the coding sequence ATGAGCCAAAATACGCTGAAAGTTAACGAGTTACATGAAGAGGCCGAATTCGATGAGAATGGGGCTGAAACATTTGACGAGAAGGCGCTAGTCGATGAGCCTGCTGATAATGATTTAGCTGAAGAAGAGCTGCTGTCTCAGGGGGCAAGCCAGCGTGTTCTGGACGCCACGCAGCTCTATCTGGGCGAGATTGGATACTCCCCGCTTCTTACCGCTGAGGAAGAGGTCTACTTTGCACGGCGCGCACTTCGGGGTGATATTGCCTCACGTCGCCGGATGATCGAAAGCAACCTGCGGTTGGTGGTGAAAATTGCCCGTCGTTACAGTAATCGCGGACTGGCGTTACTGGATTTAATCGAGGAAGGCAACCTCGGTCTGATTCGTGCGGTTGAGAAGTTCGATCCGGAACGGGGATTTCGTTTCTCGACCTACGCCACCTGGTGGATTCGCCAGACGATCGAACGGGCCATCATGAATCAAACCCGGACTATCCGTCTGCCGATCCATATCGTGAAAGAGCTGAACGTCCATTTACGCACCGCGCGTGAACTGTCGCACAAGCTCGATCACGAGCCGAGCGCGGAAGAAATCGCCGAGCAGCTGGATAAGCCCGTGGAAGACGTTAGCCGTATGCTGCGCCTGAATGAGCGTATCACCTCGGTGGATACCCCGCTGGGGGGCGACTCCGAGAAGGCGTTGCTGGATATTCTGTCCGATGAAAAAGGCAGCGGTCCGGAAGACACCACGCAGGACGATGACATGAAGCAGAGCATCGTTAAGTGGCTGTTCGAGCTGAATGCCAAGCAGCGTGAAGTGCTGGCCAGACGTTTCGGCCTGCTGGGCTATGAAGCCGCGACGCTTGAAGATGTAAGCCGTGAAATCGGTCTGACCCGCGAACGCGTGCGTCAGATTCAGGTGGAAGGGTTGCGTCGTCTGCGGGAGATCCTGCAGGGTCAAGGTTTGAATATCGAAGCACTGTTCCGCGAATAA
- the surE gene encoding 5'/3'-nucleotidase SurE — MHILLSNDDGIHAPGIQQLAVALRQLATVQIVAPDRDRSGASNSLTLDAPLRTQTQPNGDIAILSGTPTDCVYLGVNALMRPGPDIVVSGINAGPNLGDDVIYSGTVAAAMEGRHLGYPALAVSLDGSRHFATAAAVTCRLLRALTRAPLRTGKILNVNVPDLPLSSIKGCKVTRCGSRHPASEVIRQTDPRGREMLWIGPPAGSFDEGPGTDFEAVSQGYVSLTPLQVDLTANAALPVLSDWLDDTEGLAPW, encoded by the coding sequence ATGCACATACTTTTAAGCAATGATGATGGCATTCATGCGCCGGGCATTCAGCAGCTGGCGGTCGCGTTGCGCCAGCTTGCCACCGTACAGATTGTGGCGCCGGACCGTGACCGCAGCGGCGCGTCCAATTCGTTGACGCTGGACGCGCCGCTGCGCACGCAAACCCAGCCCAACGGCGATATCGCTATCCTCTCCGGCACGCCCACCGATTGCGTCTATCTCGGCGTTAATGCCTTAATGCGTCCCGGCCCGGATATCGTCGTGTCGGGCATTAACGCCGGGCCGAATCTGGGCGATGACGTCATCTATTCCGGCACCGTCGCCGCCGCGATGGAAGGACGTCATCTGGGCTATCCGGCGCTGGCGGTGTCGCTCGACGGCAGCCGTCATTTCGCCACCGCCGCCGCCGTCACCTGTCGCCTGCTGCGTGCATTGACCCGCGCGCCGCTGCGCACCGGCAAGATCCTCAATGTCAACGTCCCTGACCTGCCGCTATCGTCAATCAAGGGCTGCAAAGTGACCCGCTGCGGCAGCCGTCATCCCGCCAGCGAAGTCATCCGCCAGACGGATCCGCGCGGCCGCGAGATGCTGTGGATCGGCCCCCCGGCCGGCTCGTTTGATGAAGGGCCGGGCACCGATTTCGAGGCCGTCAGTCAGGGCTATGTCTCACTGACGCCGCTACAGGTGGATCTCACCGCCAACGCCGCGCTGCCTGTGCTGAGCGATTGGCTCGACGATACCGAGGGGCTCGCTCCATGGTAG
- the ftsB gene encoding cell division protein FtsB: protein MGKLTLLLLVLLGWLQYSLWLGKNGVHDLVRVESDVAAQQSNNAQLKARNDQLFAEIDDLNSGQEAIEERSRNELGMIKPGETFYRLVPEQAKRQPAAPATQDNQ, encoded by the coding sequence ATGGGAAAACTTACGCTGCTATTATTAGTATTGCTTGGCTGGTTGCAGTATTCACTGTGGCTGGGTAAAAACGGTGTGCACGATTTGGTGCGCGTTGAGAGCGACGTCGCGGCGCAACAAAGCAATAACGCGCAGCTCAAAGCGCGCAACGATCAACTGTTCGCCGAAATTGACGATCTCAACAGTGGCCAGGAAGCTATCGAGGAACGCTCACGCAACGAACTTGGCATGATTAAGCCGGGCGAGACCTTCTATCGCCTGGTACCAGAGCAGGCGAAACGGCAGCCGGCGGCGCCCGCAACGCAAGACAATCAATAA
- the cysC gene encoding adenylyl-sulfate kinase: MADAAGLPLNENVVWHPHPVTRQDREALHKHQGAVLWFTGLSGSGKSTLAGALEQALHQRGVSTYLLDGDNVRHGLCRDLGFGDDDRRENIRRVGEVARLMVDAGLIVLTAFISPHRAERQLVRDMLPAGRFIEVFVDTPLAVCEARDPKGLYQKARAGELRNFTGIDAVYEAPQRPDLHLDGEQLVTNLTGRLLDLLDEHVIIES; the protein is encoded by the coding sequence ATGGCCGACGCCGCCGGGCTTCCGCTTAATGAAAATGTGGTGTGGCACCCGCACCCGGTGACCCGCCAGGATCGCGAGGCATTGCATAAGCACCAGGGCGCGGTGCTGTGGTTTACTGGTCTGTCCGGTTCGGGGAAATCCACCCTGGCCGGCGCGCTGGAGCAGGCGCTGCATCAGCGGGGCGTCAGTACGTATTTGTTGGACGGCGACAACGTGCGCCACGGCCTGTGCCGCGATCTGGGCTTCGGCGATGATGACCGACGCGAGAATATCCGCCGGGTGGGCGAGGTGGCGCGGCTGATGGTGGACGCCGGCCTTATTGTGCTGACGGCCTTCATTTCCCCCCACCGCGCCGAGCGGCAGCTGGTGCGCGATATGCTGCCCGCCGGCCGCTTTATCGAAGTGTTTGTCGATACTCCGCTGGCCGTTTGCGAGGCGCGCGATCCCAAAGGGCTATACCAAAAAGCCCGCGCCGGCGAGCTGCGTAATTTCACCGGTATCGACGCAGTTTACGAGGCGCCGCAGCGGCCGGATTTGCATCTGGACGGCGAACAATTGGTAACAAATTTGACCGGCCGTTTATTAGATCTGCTGGACGAGCACGTTATTATCGAGTCCTGA
- the ispD gene encoding 2-C-methyl-D-erythritol 4-phosphate cytidylyltransferase, giving the protein MTLSVGPVLDVIAILPAAGIGSRMQTALPKQYLTIGDKTLLEHAIDALLRQPCIREAIVAISPADRWYHQLPVAADPRVRVVTGGEARADSVMAALRRVCTASWVLVHDVARPCLYQDDLRRLLAITAHTEVGGLLASPVRDTMKRACAGTDIIASTVEREDLWHALTPQLFARDLLKNCLERALAEGATVTDEASALEYCGYAPLLVPGRADNIKVTRPEDLVLARFFFSQLANTESA; this is encoded by the coding sequence ATGACCTTATCAGTGGGGCCTGTCCTTGACGTTATCGCTATACTGCCGGCGGCCGGAATCGGCAGCCGTATGCAGACCGCCTTGCCCAAACAATATCTCACCATCGGCGACAAAACCCTGCTTGAGCACGCTATCGACGCGCTGCTGCGCCAACCCTGCATCCGCGAGGCGATCGTGGCGATAAGTCCCGCGGATCGCTGGTATCACCAACTTCCGGTGGCTGCCGACCCGCGGGTTCGTGTGGTCACCGGCGGCGAAGCGCGCGCCGATTCGGTGATGGCCGCGCTGCGCCGCGTGTGCACGGCGTCCTGGGTGCTGGTGCATGACGTCGCGCGTCCCTGCCTGTATCAAGACGATTTGCGCCGCCTGCTGGCGATCACCGCGCACACCGAGGTGGGTGGGCTGCTGGCGTCGCCGGTGCGCGACACCATGAAACGCGCCTGCGCCGGTACCGACATTATCGCGAGCACCGTCGAGCGCGAGGATTTATGGCATGCGCTAACGCCGCAGCTGTTCGCGCGCGATCTGCTGAAAAACTGCTTGGAGCGTGCGCTGGCGGAAGGCGCGACGGTGACCGATGAAGCCTCGGCGCTGGAGTATTGCGGCTACGCGCCGCTGCTGGTGCCGGGGCGCGCGGACAACATCAAAGTGACCCGCCCGGAAGATTTGGTGTTGGCCCGCTTCTTTTTTTCTCAATTGGCTAATACGGAGAGCGCGTAA
- a CDS encoding protein-L-isoaspartate(D-aspartate) O-methyltransferase yields MVDGRTQTLLAQLRQQGIRDERLLQAMEAVPRERFIDEAFEHKAYDNTALPIGLGQTISQPYIVARMTELLALRPESRVLEIGTGSGYQTAILAHLVKHVCSVERIKKLQWQAKRRLKLLDLHNISTRHGDGWQGWPSRGPFDAIIVTAAAPEIPQALMAQLDEGGVMVLPVGEEQQHLTRVWRKGGEFVVDTVEAVRFVPLVKGELA; encoded by the coding sequence ATGGTAGACGGACGGACGCAGACGTTGCTGGCGCAGCTGCGTCAGCAAGGCATCCGCGATGAACGCCTGCTACAGGCGATGGAGGCGGTGCCGCGCGAACGTTTTATCGACGAGGCTTTCGAGCATAAAGCCTACGATAACACCGCGCTGCCCATCGGGCTCGGGCAAACCATTTCCCAACCTTATATCGTGGCGCGTATGACCGAGCTGCTGGCGCTGCGGCCGGAATCGCGGGTGCTGGAAATCGGCACCGGCTCCGGCTATCAGACCGCCATTCTGGCCCATTTGGTGAAGCACGTCTGTTCGGTGGAGCGGATCAAAAAATTGCAGTGGCAGGCCAAGCGCCGGCTGAAACTGCTTGATTTACATAATATCTCTACCCGTCACGGCGACGGTTGGCAGGGCTGGCCGTCGCGCGGGCCGTTTGACGCCATCATCGTGACGGCGGCGGCGCCGGAAATTCCCCAGGCGCTGATGGCGCAACTGGATGAGGGCGGCGTGATGGTGCTGCCGGTCGGCGAAGAGCAGCAGCATTTGACGCGGGTGTGGCGCAAGGGCGGAGAATTCGTGGTCGACACCGTGGAGGCAGTCCGATTCGTGCCGCTGGTGAAAGGCGAACTGGCCTGA
- the nlpD gene encoding murein hydrolase activator NlpD: MSMGSPKCALRRVAVCAMASMWLAGCANNETSAPISGVGGGNDAGGYSGNAATVESAPPLTAAAVSGGAQSQVNVSPQGNIVYNRSYDSIHKGSYSGATYQVKRGDTLFYIAWITGNDYRDLAQRNNIPEPYSLNVGQTLQVGNGTTPITGNEPAGTVLASNANQANTGVVVAPVPTANTQLTESSVDSNKNNGYSESSSKQSVGNILPSSNGKMLPTAGTVVTTTAPVAAPSTAPAATASGSTAITGWRWPTDGKIIDNFSAAEGGNKGVDISGSRGQPILATANGRVVYAGNALRGYGNLIIIKHNDDYLSAYAHNDTMLVREQKEVRAGQKIATMGSTGTSTTRLHFEIRYKGKSVNPLRYLPQR, translated from the coding sequence TTGAGCATGGGAAGCCCGAAGTGCGCGTTGCGCCGCGTTGCGGTCTGTGCCATGGCGAGTATGTGGCTGGCGGGATGCGCCAACAATGAAACCAGCGCACCGATAAGCGGCGTGGGCGGCGGTAACGACGCCGGCGGCTACAGCGGCAATGCCGCCACCGTCGAGAGCGCACCCCCGCTGACCGCGGCCGCGGTCAGCGGGGGTGCGCAGAGCCAGGTGAATGTCTCCCCACAAGGAAATATTGTTTACAATAGGAGCTATGACAGCATTCATAAAGGTTCCTATTCCGGCGCGACGTATCAGGTAAAACGTGGCGATACGCTGTTCTATATCGCCTGGATTACTGGAAATGACTACCGGGATTTGGCGCAAAGGAACAATATTCCGGAACCATACAGTCTCAACGTAGGTCAGACTTTGCAGGTGGGTAACGGAACGACGCCGATTACCGGCAATGAGCCGGCGGGAACCGTTCTGGCGTCCAACGCCAATCAGGCCAATACCGGCGTCGTGGTAGCGCCCGTTCCTACCGCGAATACACAATTGACAGAATCAAGTGTTGATTCTAATAAAAACAATGGTTATTCTGAAAGTTCAAGTAAACAGAGTGTAGGTAACATTTTGCCATCATCCAATGGCAAAATGTTACCTACCGCTGGCACCGTTGTTACCACAACCGCGCCGGTTGCAGCACCCAGCACGGCACCAGCCGCCACGGCGTCTGGCAGCACGGCAATCACCGGTTGGCGTTGGCCGACGGATGGGAAGATCATTGACAACTTTTCCGCCGCAGAAGGCGGTAACAAAGGGGTTGATATCTCCGGTTCCCGAGGACAGCCAATTTTGGCGACCGCCAACGGCAGAGTGGTTTATGCCGGCAACGCCTTGCGGGGATACGGTAATCTCATCATTATCAAACACAATGATGATTACTTGAGCGCCTACGCCCACAACGATACGATGCTGGTCCGAGAACAAAAAGAAGTCAGGGCGGGGCAAAAAATCGCTACCATGGGTAGCACCGGAACCAGCACAACCAGATTACATTTTGAAATTCGTTACAAGGGGAAATCCGTAAACCCGCTGCGTTATCTTCCGCAGCGATAA
- the truD gene encoding tRNA pseudouridine(13) synthase TruD, whose amino-acid sequence MAKGSTCWCTCVKPATTRPTSPRRWPAFAGIPARAVSYAGLKDRHAVTEQLFCLHLPGKSDPDFAAFQLAGCAILAADRHRRKLRIGALKGNAFTLTLREISDGEDVEAGLNRICDEGVPNYFGHQRFGHQGNNLTLAWRWANNELRIKDRSKRSFTLSAARSALFNRVVSQRLAQLGPARLLNGDALQLTGRGSWFVASTAEMPALTARLAAGELSLTAPMPGEGALGALDEAEAFEHACLATQPALMALLARERLTPARRALLLQPEGLSWRWQDPATLTLSFSLPAGSYATAVVRELLDAPADIAH is encoded by the coding sequence ATGGCGAAGGGGAGCACCTGCTGGTGCACCTGCGTAAAACCGGCTACAACACGCCCGACGTCGCCGAGGCGCTGGCCGGCGTTCGCCGGCATCCCCGCCCGCGCGGTCAGCTACGCCGGGCTCAAAGATCGCCACGCCGTCACCGAACAGTTGTTTTGCCTGCATCTGCCCGGCAAAAGCGATCCCGACTTCGCGGCATTTCAACTCGCCGGCTGCGCTATCCTCGCCGCCGACCGCCACCGACGTAAACTGCGTATCGGCGCCCTCAAGGGCAACGCCTTTACCCTGACGCTACGTGAGATAAGCGATGGTGAGGACGTTGAGGCGGGGCTGAACCGCATCTGCGATGAAGGGGTGCCAAACTATTTCGGCCATCAGCGCTTTGGTCATCAGGGCAATAATCTGACGCTGGCGTGGCGCTGGGCGAATAACGAATTGCGCATCAAAGACCGCAGCAAACGCAGCTTTACGCTTTCTGCCGCCCGCAGCGCGTTGTTCAATAGGGTGGTCAGCCAACGCTTGGCGCAGTTGGGGCCGGCGCGCCTATTGAACGGAGACGCCCTGCAATTGACCGGCCGGGGTAGTTGGTTTGTGGCAAGCACGGCGGAGATGCCGGCGTTGACCGCGCGGCTGGCGGCGGGGGAGCTCTCCCTAACGGCGCCGATGCCGGGGGAGGGCGCACTGGGCGCCCTTGACGAAGCCGAGGCGTTTGAACACGCCTGCCTCGCGACGCAGCCGGCGCTGATGGCGTTGCTGGCGCGTGAACGGCTAACGCCCGCGCGGCGCGCGCTGTTGCTTCAGCCAGAAGGGCTAAGCTGGCGCTGGCAAGATCCCGCGACGCTGACGCTTTCTTTCAGCTTGCCTGCCGGCAGTTATGCCACAGCGGTAGTGCGTGAATTGCTGGACGCTCCCGCCGATATCGCCCACTAG
- a CDS encoding DUF3561 family protein, with protein sequence MPNVTEIKRALPFKFSLAPDRTLRRDEPPYALWGGIARFIFYWLAFAAPILQFGANALFFLLYTWPFFLALLLVCVLVGVVFSVLLGGKLWLTVLVTGLSVFCLFWLVFTFLSGW encoded by the coding sequence ATGCCGAACGTTACCGAGATAAAACGCGCTCTCCCTTTCAAATTCAGCCTAGCGCCTGACCGTACGCTTCGCCGGGATGAGCCGCCATACGCCCTGTGGGGCGGCATCGCCAGGTTTATCTTTTACTGGCTGGCTTTTGCCGCGCCTATCCTGCAATTTGGCGCCAATGCCCTGTTTTTCCTGCTCTACACCTGGCCTTTTTTTCTGGCGCTGCTGTTAGTGTGCGTGTTGGTGGGGGTGGTCTTTAGCGTGCTGCTCGGCGGCAAATTATGGCTGACGGTGCTGGTCACCGGCCTGTCGGTGTTCTGTCTGTTCTGGCTAGTGTTTACCTTTCTCTCGGGGTGGTAA